A section of the Sesamum indicum cultivar Zhongzhi No. 13 unplaced genomic scaffold, S_indicum_v1.0 scaffold00415, whole genome shotgun sequence genome encodes:
- the LOC105180208 gene encoding ethylene-responsive transcription factor RAP2-7 isoform X2, producing the protein MLDLNVDAGLSVESASCEDENDRKVTNTGDADSVTSTTTNNNVAFAADELDSNSSTRRSAVPTLNFSILHRNVIDIDHDVNNGVARNMTELQLFPVGASCSLPAMDRANYWLNLSAMEVSGGGGAELGVFKAQVPPNNQLQKPPAKKSRRGPRSRSSQYRGVTFYRRTGRWESHIWDCGKQVYLGGFDTAHAAARAYDRAAVKFRGVDADINFNITDYEEDMKQMKNLTKEEFVQILRRQNTGFSRGSSKYRGVSLHKYGLREAHMGQFLGEKDHDKAAVTNFMPGNYKGEINRISTDGGSGRNLDLNLGISLASDGPQRNGTTNNLHFAYASYELPDGKRVKERPTGTRTEAIHLPGFSSWPWQRQIHGLVDTAPLLSSAASSRFSSTTSPYSKTPPSH; encoded by the exons ATGTTGGATCTGAACGTTGATGCCGGATTGTCAGTGGAATCCGCTTCCTGCGAGGATGAAAATGATCGGAAGGTTACTAATACCGGCGACGCCGATTCTGTAActtccaccaccaccaacaatAATGTCGCCTTCGCCGCCGACGAGCTTGACTCCAACAGCTCCACCCGAAGAAGCGCCGTCCCTACTCTCAATTTCTCCATCCTCCACCGCAACGTGATCGATATTGACCATGACGTGAATAACGGAGTCGCCCGTAACATGACTGAATTGCAGCTTTTTCCGGTGGGTGCTTCGTGTTCGCTCCCGGCCATGGATAGGGCTAACTATTGGTTGAATTTATCGGCGATGGAGGTTTCCGGCGGTGGAGGGGCAGAATTGGGGGTTTTCAAGGCACAAGTGCCGCCTAATAATCAGTTGCAGAAGCCACCAGCAAAGAAGAGTAGGCGTGGGCCGCGCTCTCGGAGCTCGCAGTATCGAGGGGTTACCTTCTATCGGAGAACAGGAAGATGGGAGTCGCATATCTG GGATTGTGGCAAACAAGTCTATTTGG GGGGATTTGACACAGCTCATGCTGCAGCTAG aGCATATGATCGTGCTGCAGTCAAGTTCCGTGGAGTTGATGCGGACATCAATTTCAACATAACCGATTATGAGGAGGACATGAAACAG ATGAAGAACTTGACAAAAGAAGAATTTGTTCAAATTCTTCGCCGGCAGAACACTGGATTCTCTCGAGGAAGCTCAAAGTACAGAGGCGTAAGCCTGCACAAATATGGACTGCGGGAAGCACATATGGGTCAATTCCTTGGGGAAAA GGATCATGATAAAGCAGCTGTTACCAACTTTATGCCTGGTAATTACAAGGGAGAGATAAATAGAATTTCGACAGATGGAG GTAGTGGAAGGAATCTTGATCTCAACCTTGGAATTTCTTTAGCTTCAGATGGTCCACAGAGGAATGGTACGACCAATAACTTGCACTTCGCCTATGCATCTTATGAATTGCCTGATGGGAAGAGAGTAAAG GAAAGACCAACAGGAACGAGAACTGAAGCTATTCATTTGCCTGGATTCTCAAGCTGGCCGTGGCAAAGGCAAATCCATGGTTTAGTCGACACTGCACCACTTTTGTCTTCTGCAGCATCATCAAGATTCTCTTCCACTACCTCTCCCTACTCAAAAACTCCACCATCTCATTGA
- the LOC105180208 gene encoding ethylene-responsive transcription factor RAP2-7 isoform X1, giving the protein MLDLNVDAGLSVESASCEDENDRKVTNTGDADSVTSTTTNNNVAFAADELDSNSSTRRSAVPTLNFSILHRNVIDIDHDVNNGVARNMTELQLFPVGASCSLPAMDRANYWLNLSAMEVSGGGGAELGVFKAQVPPNNQLQKPPAKKSRRGPRSRSSQYRGVTFYRRTGRWESHIWDCGKQVYLGGFDTAHAAARAYDRAAVKFRGVDADINFNITDYEEDMKQMKNLTKEEFVQILRRQNTGFSRGSSKYRGVSLHKYGLREAHMGQFLGEKDHDKAAVTNFMPGNYKGEINRISTDGGSGRNLDLNLGISLASDGPQRNGTTNNLHFAYASYELPDGKRVKVEASSASSHGLVITTRYAPIGAGIFYGISPNSEERPTGTRTEAIHLPGFSSWPWQRQIHGLVDTAPLLSSAASSRFSSTTSPYSKTPPSH; this is encoded by the exons ATGTTGGATCTGAACGTTGATGCCGGATTGTCAGTGGAATCCGCTTCCTGCGAGGATGAAAATGATCGGAAGGTTACTAATACCGGCGACGCCGATTCTGTAActtccaccaccaccaacaatAATGTCGCCTTCGCCGCCGACGAGCTTGACTCCAACAGCTCCACCCGAAGAAGCGCCGTCCCTACTCTCAATTTCTCCATCCTCCACCGCAACGTGATCGATATTGACCATGACGTGAATAACGGAGTCGCCCGTAACATGACTGAATTGCAGCTTTTTCCGGTGGGTGCTTCGTGTTCGCTCCCGGCCATGGATAGGGCTAACTATTGGTTGAATTTATCGGCGATGGAGGTTTCCGGCGGTGGAGGGGCAGAATTGGGGGTTTTCAAGGCACAAGTGCCGCCTAATAATCAGTTGCAGAAGCCACCAGCAAAGAAGAGTAGGCGTGGGCCGCGCTCTCGGAGCTCGCAGTATCGAGGGGTTACCTTCTATCGGAGAACAGGAAGATGGGAGTCGCATATCTG GGATTGTGGCAAACAAGTCTATTTGG GGGGATTTGACACAGCTCATGCTGCAGCTAG aGCATATGATCGTGCTGCAGTCAAGTTCCGTGGAGTTGATGCGGACATCAATTTCAACATAACCGATTATGAGGAGGACATGAAACAG ATGAAGAACTTGACAAAAGAAGAATTTGTTCAAATTCTTCGCCGGCAGAACACTGGATTCTCTCGAGGAAGCTCAAAGTACAGAGGCGTAAGCCTGCACAAATATGGACTGCGGGAAGCACATATGGGTCAATTCCTTGGGGAAAA GGATCATGATAAAGCAGCTGTTACCAACTTTATGCCTGGTAATTACAAGGGAGAGATAAATAGAATTTCGACAGATGGAG GTAGTGGAAGGAATCTTGATCTCAACCTTGGAATTTCTTTAGCTTCAGATGGTCCACAGAGGAATGGTACGACCAATAACTTGCACTTCGCCTATGCATCTTATGAATTGCCTGATGGGAAGAGAGTAAAG GTTGAAGCGTCCTCTGCTTCTTCTCATGGGCTAGTAATAACCACCAGGTATGCTCCAATTGGAGCTGGCATATTTTATGGTATCTCACCAAACAGTGAG GAAAGACCAACAGGAACGAGAACTGAAGCTATTCATTTGCCTGGATTCTCAAGCTGGCCGTGGCAAAGGCAAATCCATGGTTTAGTCGACACTGCACCACTTTTGTCTTCTGCAGCATCATCAAGATTCTCTTCCACTACCTCTCCCTACTCAAAAACTCCACCATCTCATTGA